In Acinetobacter wanghuae, the sequence GTTGCTGCGACATGGTTTGTAGGCCATAGCAAATACCAAGAACAGGTACACCTAGGTTGAAGACAACTTCAGGCGCACGTGGACTACCCGCTTCATAAACACTTTCTGGACCACCTGAAAGAATGATCCCGTTTGGGTTAAATGCACGAATGTCTTCTTCAGACATATCGTAAGCGTACATTTCTGAATAAACACCAGCTTCACGTACACGACGTGCAATAAGCTGGCTATATTGAGAACCGAAATCCAAAATAAGGATACGGTCTTCAGTAATTTGGGTATTGGTAGTCATGGTAAACAACTATGAAAGGCAAACGAATATAAGCGCGCTATTCTACCATTTTTCACAGCATTACGCACACTATTCAAACATGTATGAAATATAAGCAATTTCTGAATTTAGCCACTGAATTGCAAGATAATTTAGCAACAAAAAAAGGGATACATGATCCCTTTCTTGTATAAACATCATTGAACTATTTAACGCGCTCAATATGAATCACATCAATATCGGTTGGTTTAGCACGATGGGTATCAACTTCACCTAAAACGCGGACTTTATCCCCCGCTTTTAAAGCCAGTGGTTTCCATAAATCATCATCGACATCAATTATGATTGAACCGGTCTTATCTTTGAGTTCAAAATCATCACTATCCGCTGTCGCTTGACGCACAATTTGCCCAACCAATGTGACACCTGTTTCATCTTTTAGTTTTTTTGCTTGAGCAATGGTTACGACATTGGCTTTCGCTTCTTTTAAAACAGCGCTATCAGTTTTTGCCCAAGCGGTCGGTGTTAACATCGCAGCAGATAATGCAACGCTTGCCCATAAAGTTTTGCTCATATTGCACTCACTCAACATATTCGATCTGTCTATTTGAACAGTCTAATCCACTTTGATCAGCGCTATTTCTGTACAGCTCTAGCAACAATATGTAGCAAGCGATGATTGATGCTCAGATGAAATGGCATTCCATTCATCACATTATTTTTCAATCACATGATCAATGCTAAAACGACCTGCACCCAATAATGCTAGTGCAACAAAACCACCTGCCATAGCAACATTTTTCATGAGGTTAATCGCATCTTCTGCGCCACTATGAAATAGTAATGCAGTCACGATGCTAAAACCTGCTAATGCCAGCGCCATAATACGAGTTTGGAAGCCGAATAAAATCGCAAGTCCGCCACCTAGCTCAACTAAAATCGTCAACGGTAATAAACCACCCGGCACATCCATGGCTTGCATATAAGCAACCGTTGCATCATAACCTGCGATTTTGCCCC encodes:
- a CDS encoding DoxX family protein; translated protein: MLNPNVVAANILKNPTVHHGLALLARVFLAYIFIVAGWGKIAGYDATVAYMQAMDVPGGLLPLTILVELGGGLAILFGFQTRIMALALAGFSIVTALLFHSGAEDAINLMKNVAMAGGFVALALLGAGRFSIDHVIEK
- a CDS encoding NirD/YgiW/YdeI family stress tolerance protein; translated protein: MSKTLWASVALSAAMLTPTAWAKTDSAVLKEAKANVVTIAQAKKLKDETGVTLVGQIVRQATADSDDFELKDKTGSIIIDVDDDLWKPLALKAGDKVRVLGEVDTHRAKPTDIDVIHIERVK